A window from Leifsonia shinshuensis encodes these proteins:
- a CDS encoding LacI family DNA-binding transcriptional regulator, which produces MAITITDVARHAGVSPSTVSYALSGKRSISPSTRARIDEAISALGFTANAGARALATSQTMVIGLLTQFHQDEFAPAMLQYVLPVSDTAREFGYDILLVTEIDATAALRRVTSAGMVDGVVLLDVVHDDPRLDTLRAASQPGALVGLPKRTEGLDVFDLDFGESARILVDHLYGLGHREIIVVSPPKHVFERGGAYGWRFRDAALERAARYGIQMHPYFGEAQQPAIGQSVNAILDARPTATALIVHNDATIAALPSVLAARGTRVPADLSVVSLYSKDFGRAFSLPYTAVESSPDQLGQNAVRQLVRRITSPELAGAPVTRFIAPELTIRGSTR; this is translated from the coding sequence GTGGCGATCACGATCACAGACGTCGCCCGCCACGCGGGCGTGTCCCCGAGCACCGTCTCGTACGCGCTTTCGGGCAAGCGGTCCATCTCGCCGTCCACCCGGGCGCGCATTGACGAAGCGATCTCGGCCCTCGGATTCACCGCCAACGCGGGCGCCCGCGCCCTCGCCACGTCGCAGACCATGGTGATCGGGCTGCTCACGCAGTTCCACCAGGACGAGTTCGCCCCCGCGATGCTCCAGTACGTGCTCCCGGTGTCGGACACCGCCCGCGAGTTCGGCTACGACATCCTGCTGGTCACCGAGATCGACGCCACGGCCGCACTCCGCCGGGTGACGAGCGCCGGGATGGTCGACGGCGTCGTCCTGCTCGACGTCGTCCACGACGACCCGCGCCTCGACACGCTCCGTGCCGCCTCGCAGCCGGGAGCCCTGGTCGGCCTTCCCAAGCGCACCGAGGGCCTCGACGTCTTCGACCTCGACTTCGGGGAGTCGGCGCGCATCCTCGTCGACCACCTGTACGGGCTCGGCCACCGCGAGATCATCGTGGTGTCGCCTCCCAAGCATGTGTTCGAGCGCGGCGGAGCGTACGGCTGGCGGTTCCGGGATGCGGCCCTCGAGCGGGCGGCCCGCTACGGCATCCAGATGCACCCGTACTTCGGCGAGGCGCAGCAGCCGGCCATCGGCCAGAGCGTCAACGCGATCCTGGATGCGCGGCCCACCGCGACGGCGCTGATCGTCCACAACGACGCCACGATCGCTGCGCTCCCCTCCGTGCTCGCCGCCCGCGGCACCCGGGTGCCCGCCGACCTGTCCGTGGTCAGCCTCTACTCCAAAGACTTCGGTCGAGCGTTCTCCCTGCCCTACACGGCGGTGGAGAGCTCGCCCGATCAGCTGGGCCAGAACGCGGTCCGGCAACTGGTGCGCCGGATCACGTCGCCCGAGCTCGCTGGAGCTCCGGTGACGAGGTTCATCGCACCGGAGCTCACCATCCGCGGGAGCACCCGATGA